In Cyanobacteria bacterium GSL.Bin1, the genomic window TTTATTAATGCGTTTAGTTGAGCATCTTCTGAAATTAAAATATTGGGAAAGCGAAATTAAAAATAATCGCGGTCATTGGGAAGCCGAAATTCTCAACTTTCGCAAACAGATTAAAAAAGAATTGAAAGCAAGCCCTAGTCTTAAACCCTATTTATTTGAAATTTGGAATGAGTGTTATCAAGATGGACGAGAAATTGCTGCAGCGCGATCGCAGCTTCCTCTTGAAACCTTTCCTGAACAGCCCATTGCCACCTTAGAACAAGTCTTAGATCAAAGCTGGCTTCCCTAATGATGACGACAAGCTACTCATAAAGTAGCTAGTCGTTTTCAGTATCCTCTTTTCTGTCAAAGTAATCATCAAAAAAGACAATGTTCACAGAATCACAACCCATCAAAAAAAGTTTATACGAAACTGATTATAACCTTTGGGTATTAGCAACCGTTAAACAGCTAGAAAATAAAGAATTCAATACGGTTGACTGGGAAAATTTAATTGAGGAATTATCCGATTTGAGTCGTCGTGAAAAAAGGAAACTCAAGAACCTTCTTAGAAGAGTATTTGAACACTTGCTGAAATTAAACTATTGGCAAGCCGAAGTTGAAAATAATCGTGGTCATTGGGAAGCAGAAATTGCCAACTTTCGTAAGCAAATGAAAGATCAACTGGCAGATAGTCCGAGTTTAAAACCTTATTTAGAAGAAATTTTTGCTGAGTGTTATCAAGATGGGAGAGAAATTGCTGCAGCGCGATCGCGCCTTCCCCTTGAAACCTTTCCTGAAACACCCATTGCCACCTTAGAACAAGTCTTAGACGAAAACTGGCTTCCCTAAAAATCGTAAACTTTTATTGCAGAGCGTCACATCGTATGATACCTTATTTCTGTCTAAAGATTTTTTAAGCAAACCATGCAGCACAGCAATCTCTTTCCCAAAGCTACAAATCGTGGAAATTGTCCCCCATAAGGTGGATTGAGGATTGCGTTGGTCTGAAAAATATTACCCATTTCTTGTTTCAAGAGAATGAGGAGTGTTCCATGGAACGTCCATACATCATGGGTCGTTGGTCACTGTCCTCAACAAAATAAGAAGGGCTATAAATTCAATAACTTAT contains:
- a CDS encoding DUF29 family protein, yielding MFTESQPIKKSLYETDYNLWVLATVKQLENKEFNTVDWENLIEELSDLSRREKRKLKNLLRRVFEHLLKLNYWQAEVENNRGHWEAEIANFRKQMKDQLADSPSLKPYLEEIFAECYQDGREIAAARSRLPLETFPETPIATLEQVLDENWLP
- a CDS encoding DUF29 family protein, which gives rise to LLMRLVEHLLKLKYWESEIKNNRGHWEAEILNFRKQIKKELKASPSLKPYLFEIWNECYQDGREIAAARSQLPLETFPEQPIATLEQVLDQSWLP